In bacterium, one genomic interval encodes:
- a CDS encoding magnesium transporter CorA family protein: protein MVRNLQFIDGNLIPSDQEQSPFQIFITPTTVELQSLVDRYGIDSYNLSSALDPDELSRFEYDLDARILSMILKEPTQYAPEDEFFFKVTSIGIFLTPERLIIVAPQEISLLNGKLPFKLATLNDVMLRLIYEVINHFLGHLKVINVVAEDIEDKISASMDNKYLLNLFTLEKSLVYILNGLNQNAMVLEKLRVNARRLDLSERNVEILEDIAIENNQALKQSEIYSNILSNLMDARVSIVSNNLNIIMKRLTILTVTIMLPTFVVSAFSMNVKIPLSQLDYAWPIIVGFSVLAAVIFLVVWRFWRK, encoded by the coding sequence ATGGTCCGTAACCTGCAATTCATCGATGGAAACCTGATCCCCTCCGATCAAGAACAGAGTCCGTTCCAGATATTCATCACCCCCACGACCGTCGAGCTACAATCCCTGGTGGACCGCTACGGCATAGACTCCTACAACCTCTCCTCGGCCCTGGACCCCGACGAGCTGAGCCGCTTCGAGTACGACCTGGACGCCCGCATCCTCTCCATGATTCTCAAGGAGCCCACCCAGTACGCCCCGGAGGACGAGTTCTTCTTCAAAGTCACCTCCATCGGCATCTTCCTCACCCCGGAGCGGCTGATCATCGTCGCCCCCCAGGAGATCAGCCTGCTCAACGGCAAGCTGCCCTTCAAGCTCGCCACACTCAACGACGTGATGCTCAGGCTGATCTACGAGGTGATCAACCACTTCCTCGGGCACCTGAAGGTGATCAACGTCGTCGCCGAGGATATCGAGGACAAGATCAGCGCCTCGATGGACAACAAGTACCTTTTGAACCTTTTCACCCTGGAGAAGAGCCTGGTCTATATCCTTAACGGGCTGAACCAGAACGCGATGGTGCTCGAGAAATTGCGCGTCAACGCCCGCCGCCTAGATCTCTCGGAACGCAACGTCGAGATTCTCGAAGACATCGCCATCGAGAACAACCAGGCCCTGAAGCAGTCGGAGATATACTCCAACATCCTCTCGAACCTGATGGACGCCCGCGTCTCCATCGTTAGCAACAACCTCAACATCATCATGAAGCGCCTGACGATCCTCACCGTGACGATCATGCTCCCGACCTTCGTCGTCAGCGCCTTCTCGATGAACGTCAAAATCCCCCTGTCCCAACTGGATTACGCCTGGCCGATCATCGTTGGCTTCAGCGTTTTAGCCGCGGTTATCTTCCTCGTCGTCTGGCGCTTCTGGCGCAAGTAG